Proteins encoded in a region of the Pieris rapae chromosome 12, ilPieRapa1.1, whole genome shotgun sequence genome:
- the LOC110994693 gene encoding blood vessel epicardial substance has protein sequence MEVVILKARAQLNRLVSVRRANARGARANGGVSSRAPARGREMATASPKSTWLNATIAFNLSRINTTFDTDYELLNSNTTDEHDNHWFCAKWTSAQQDLFQAANLCFAIAFLAPKSFKQSILVLRALAATGAVLMGMWAGAEVCAPDVLAWSLALVVVNSIHTVFLIIRFLPPALSLELTDLYLKLFKPLKVSKKHFQELTREARVVKLEPGEAYAVEEVTPADERLSILLKGKMKVSCDDTHLHYIQPYQFVDSPEWEANREQSDDVFQVTVVAEEVCTCLCWPRMRLERVLRHRPFLKVVLDCLIGKDITHKLYSVSEGLGLGTSGDNDGPPSHLTRSASVDAVHEGARGRLRSLAWRSHTPAAKGNSYWQPVVARQFLRQSPFSRSVAPPPRLLTQASSASLQPAAQPRRRSPPRRTASFRRSREVKFAEVPGAEPLV, from the exons ATGGAGGTGGTAATATTGAAAGCGAGAGCCCAACTGAATCGTCTGGTGTCAGTGCGTCGCGCGAACGCACGGGGGGCGCGCGCGAACGGCGGTGTGTCGTCGCGCGCGCCGGCCCGCGGCCGCGAAATGGCGACCGCCTCACCTAAATCTACATGGCTTAACGCCACTATTGCGTTTAACCTCTCGCGTATTAACACCACGTTTGACACCGATTACGAACTGCTCAACAGCAACACTACTGATGAACACGATAATCATTGGTTCTGCGCGAAGTGGACAAGTGCGCAACAGGATCTCTTTCAG GCAGCCAACCTATGCTTCGCAATAGCATTCTTGGCACCGAAGAGTTTTAAACAGAGTATATTGGTGCTACGAGCGCTTGCCGCTACGGGAGCGGTGCTCATGGGCATGTGGGCTGGCGCAGAAGTTTGTGCTCCTGATGTTCTAGCCTGGAGTCTAGCCCTGGTCGTCGTCAACTCTATACATActgttttcttaattataag GTTTTTGCCGCCAGCCCTTTCGCTAGAACTGACCGATTTGTACCTGAAACTATTTAAGCCGTTAAAAGTAAGCAAGAAACATTTCCAAGAGCTAACGAGAGAGGCGAGGGTCGTGAAGCTGGAACCAGGTGAAGCGTACGCTGTCGAGGAGGTCACGCCCGCAGACGAACGATTATCAATATTACTGAAGGGAAA aatgaAAGTGAGTTGTGACGACACACATCTACACTACATTCAGCCATATCAGTTCGTAGATTCACCTGAGTGGGAAGCGAACCGCGAACAATCGGATGACGTTTTCCAG GTAACGGTGGTAGCAGAGGAAGTGTGCACTTGCCTTTGTTGGCCTCGCATGCGTTTGGAGCGTGTGTTGCGGCATAGACCCTTTCTGAAGGTTGTGCTTGACTGCCTTATTG gaaAAGACATAACACACAAGTTATACTCAGTGAGTGAAGGCCTTGGTCTAGGTACATCTGGTGACAATGATGGACCTCCTTCACACCTCACGAGGTCAGCCAGTGTCGATGCCGTGCACGAAGGCGCTAGAGGGCGACTCAGAAGTCTTGCCTGGAGGTCACATACGCCTGCTGCAAAAG GCAATTCATATTGGCAACCGGTAGTTGCTCGACAATTCCTGCGGCAGTCGCCATTCAGTCGGAGCGTGGCACCACCACCGCGGTTGCTGACGCAGGCCTCATCAGCAAGTCTCCAGCCGGCCGCCCAACCTCGCCGGCGGAGTCCGCCTCGGCGCACCGCGTCCTTCCGGCGGAGTCGCGAGGTAAAATTCGCGGAGGTCCCCGGAGCTGAGCCCCTGGTGTGA